GCCGTTCGATCTCCCGGCGAGCGCGATCGGCGCTGGGGTGCGGCGGCCGGGAGACGGCATTCTCACCGCAGGGACCACCCTCGCCTGCCAGGTGCTCACCGATGATCCGAGCTTCGACCCCGATGCGGAGCCGGCTGGCATGTTCCTCTGCACCCCGGACGAGGCGGAGTACCTGCATGCCATGCCCGCGATGGTCGGCACCGCAGGCATTGACTGGGCGTGTGCGGTGCTCGGCATCGACGTCGAGCAGGTCGATCCGCTGCTGGCGAGCAGCGAGCCAGGCGCTCGGGGCGTCCGCGCGTTGCCGTTTCTTTCGGTATCGGGAGAACGCGCTCCGTTCGTCGACGCCGGTGCGCGAGCCCAGTTCTCCGGCCTGAGCCTGGAAACCGGCCGCGCCGACCTCGTACGGGCCTTGTGCGAGTCGATCGCTTACGCCGCAAGGCATTGCTTCGAAGCAGCCGGGCTCTCGGGCCAGCTTTACGCCTGCGGCGGCGGGGTGCGCTCGCCCGAGTGGCTGCGCATTTTCGCCGATGTGCTCGGCCGTCCGGTCGTCATTCCCAGCGACCCCGGCGTCGGGGCGCGGGGTGCGGTGCTGACGGCGGCTGCCGCGCTGGGCATGCCCTATGATCGGGACCGCTGGGCCGCGAACTCGCGCACGGTGGAGGCGCGTCCCGAGAATGCGGCTCACTACGAGCGCGGTTACGCCGACTACCAGACCTCGCTGGCCGCGGCACGCGGACTCTGGGGGTTGTGATGATTCTGGAGCAAGAACGGGCAGCAGTCTGCGAATACGCCCGCCGCCTGACCGCGGACGGCTTGGTCGTGGGCACCTCCGGCAACGTATCCGCCCGCGCTGGCGACCTGGTAGCCGTGACCCCGACCGGTGTCGACTACGCGGACCTGACGCCCGCTGACATTCCGGTAGTGGATCTAGAAGGCACCCTCGCCGACGGCACCCTGAAGCCGACGAGCGAACTCCCGATGCACCTGGCTGTCTACACCCGCGCCGTTGACCCGGACCAGGTCCCGGTCAACGCCGTGGTGCACACCCACTCAGTCCACGCCACCGCAGTGTCCACTTTGGTCACCGAAGTCCCGCCGATCCACTACATGCTGGCGGCGATCGGACCCACCGCGCGAGTAGCGCCGTACGCGACCTACGGCACCACCGAACTGGCCGACGCAATGCTCAAGGCCTTGGACG
This sequence is a window from Amycolatopsis benzoatilytica AK 16/65. Protein-coding genes within it:
- a CDS encoding class II aldolase/adducin family protein, with protein sequence MILEQERAAVCEYARRLTADGLVVGTSGNVSARAGDLVAVTPTGVDYADLTPADIPVVDLEGTLADGTLKPTSELPMHLAVYTRAVDPDQVPVNAVVHTHSVHATAVSTLVTEVPPIHYMLAAIGPTARVAPYATYGTTELADAMLKALDARRGCLLANHGTITYGDTLSSAYSRAQQLEWVCQLWLVARSAGTPTLLPPAEIEQVVEKLKGYGQR
- a CDS encoding FGGY-family carbohydrate kinase produces the protein MIVGVDIGTSLTKAVVFDDDGSSIASACTPSEVHHLPGGRVEQDLDQVVGTVATVVREVAAALPEPVSALALTGQGDGLWLRDETGAAVHPAISWLDGRANAVLSQWQADGVAAEVFRRTGSGMFPGCAAAIMSYLDTQEPAVLDRAAVAGYCVDAVLQRLTGEITVDVSDASLPFLNPVTRGYDDAAIDACGLGHRRSLFAKPAPAKSVFQLDRRGAELLGLPVGLPVTAGPFDLPASAIGAGVRRPGDGILTAGTTLACQVLTDDPSFDPDAEPAGMFLCTPDEAEYLHAMPAMVGTAGIDWACAVLGIDVEQVDPLLASSEPGARGVRALPFLSVSGERAPFVDAGARAQFSGLSLETGRADLVRALCESIAYAARHCFEAAGLSGQLYACGGGVRSPEWLRIFADVLGRPVVIPSDPGVGARGAVLTAAAALGMPYDRDRWAANSRTVEARPENAAHYERGYADYQTSLAAARGLWGL